The genomic stretch GAAAGCGATTTTTTTGGCGATAGTTGGAGTGATATTCGTTCTCGCTGGTAGAGTGCTAGCTATAGCGATAGATAGATGGTGGCCTGACATGAAAGCTCACCCTcaactgctaagccacactgtgaaagggagagcgagagggatAGAGCACACTCGATGGAGATGGTAGAGGATGGAAAATCTCGAATGTTCATCTCCTTTTGTCAACTGGAGCCATTTGCTTATGGGAAACAACGAAGCATCGCACCATTTGATGACTGCTTGCTTGGAGAAGAGGGGTTAGATCTAACCTATCTATATCTTTACAGAATATTGATATCTTTTTCCAAAGGTTTGGGTTCCTGAAAGCCCCCAATCACAGATTCCAAAGCCATAAAGATATTGTGTtctattattatatttttcaacACTTGTGTTTCATTCTTTACAATAATCTCGGAATATGTGTATGCAAATCCTCTGCGAAATATTTCGAGTAGTTTTCAACAATGCCCCTTCTTAAAGgctttgcataattttatgGCTAAGCGGATTATAGAAAATCCTCAACACAAACAATCAATAATTATTCactaaataaacaaaagacaCGCAAAAATATCTAGAAAGCGTAGTGGCTAGAATGGCTAGAAGCCTTAGGCAATTGTATGCCAAAAACAAGCCATAAATCTacaagaaatattttttgaatgaaattcctcaagaaaaaaaaacacaaacaataataaataatttggcACCTTTATAAGGCCGAAATATTTCCACTTTTTATATACTTTCTGATTGTTCAGTTgtgtgcagctgctgctgccgcctgcctcaTGCTTCTTAtcagctgttgctgccgccttCAGCGATTGCCGCCTTATCAGGggccgagaccgagaccgcgACCGACCTTGACTTTATATCTCAAAAAATTAGTGGAAGGCGAAGCCGAAGGCGCCTTTCAATCTTCATTTCCACTCAAAGCGCCGGCCGTGGGGCATGGAGTCAATGAACCACAAGAGACGCGCAGAACAATTGTGGAGCACAGTaggctctcgctctctctctctctctctctgggtttcgtttttattttctctgaTTTCAGTTTTTGATTCCCAATAAAATTCTatagcagaaacagcagcagcgaaacaGAATTCAATTAAACTTAATTAAGGGGCACGCCTTTTGGTTTACAATTTAATGATAAGATAACACAAATAATGATattgtgtaaaaaaaaaagcagagagaAAATTAGAGGAAAATATAAAAGTGAGTTCAACATTACAAGACCTTGGAACTACCCTGCCGCACGGATTTAATATTCGAAAAGAGAAAATCCTTTCAAGGACAAATACTATTCAAGAAACAACCACCTACAATAACAGAAATAAAATCTATTGAAAACTCACAAGTAAAAATTCCTTCTTGGATTTCCTTTGATATTTCTCCAATCAGGATTGAATATTATGTGATACCCAGATCCAAAATGTAGCCCTTTTCTCTTTGAAATAATGGGTGGAGCATGCCAGAAATTTATCAAAAACCCCTTTATAATAAAGgacaaataaattgcaaagagTTTTTGGCACTAAAAATATTGATTGTTTGTGGATAGATAAACAATTACTTTATCTTTAAATATGCCAAACTGTAGCCAGCTATCTGTAAAACTATAAAGACCACAGCTCTTTTCCCTACTAAGATCTCATCCAGATTCTTCAAGCCAAAGCTAAAGCCTAACAAGCCTTGACCTCGGAGTCCCAGAGAACCCAGAGGAATTTTTTGGAATCAAACGAAACGATGCCTTCAAAATGATTATACCTTTCACTCCCCTTTTTCCAACAGGGTATTGGAAATCCATACAATATACGGTTATTGCAACAATttcttatatatattttttatttatttattgggcTGTCATTTTTGATGCCGCGAAATCCCCTTCCGCGAAGAGGTTAATCTTTTGGCGTGGCACGCGGGTCAGCTACAGCCGATAgcggtagaggtagaggtagaggaggtgctggggtggggtggggtggctATGAAAAGGGAGTGATGATAGGGTAAGGTTCCACCCGATTATAACTGCgcacaaaaatgtatttgcaATTAGTGGAACaatggaaaaaaaatgaagccaaatgaaatgcaaacacACGGCAAAAAAGTCATTAGATAACCCCTCTACCCCACCAAAATGTGAGAGGGGAGGGCATATGGGGGGGAGGAGGCAGGTAACTGGTAATATTATTAGGTAACGTTTTTACCATATTTTCCCTACTTTATGGATGGCCATGGCCACAACTGGCAAAACAGTTGCCAGAAAAAGTTTGTGCGAAACAGTTGCCAgaaaaagtttattttaaaGAACTTTTACAGGGATATATCACTGGGATGGCCACTACAGAAAATAGTAACAGATATTAAGCATTGTTAAATCAATTTTTGCTTGAatttttcaagtttttatTCGATATTCCTTCATTTCTAGCGCCTCTTTTTGTGTACCATCTTCGAAAATATATAAGTAAAACCCATCCCTAACTAACTCTCAAATCTGCTCAAATCTCAATCCTTTCGACGcgacactctctctctctctcgtataGAGAATGCTTGAATGTGCAGCTTCTCTCTCCCGTTCCAACGTTCCACTGTTCCTCTGTTACTGTTTCGATTCCACTTTGATCCCACATTCCAGTTTTACAcaaatttcaatatattttagaATAAATTTCACAGAAAATCCCCCTTAAATCCCAAAGAAAATTTCAATCGGATAgcattttcgttttcttttccttttgtttacCCAAAATTATTTACTGCAATCAGAGAAGTTTTTTATTCGAAGATCAAATTCTAAAAATTTGTTGTAGTTTAGAACTCCATTTTTCCGTTTCTCCGTTTTTCCATTGTTTCCTGCAAACGAAATTCACTTTTCCGTCCGGATATCTGCCGTTCAAAATGCTGTCggtcaatttatttttattgatcaCCAGCGGCGTGAGCTTTGTGGGTTACTGCCTTTTCTTCGACCGGAAGCGTCTGGCGGATCCGGAGTACAAGCGGAAGCTGCACGAGCGTCGCCTGCAGAAGGCGACCAGGGAGGACCAGgcgctggaggaggaggaggaggaggagcccgaGTTCGGCGACGATGAGCAGGCAGTCGTgagccagcagcagtaccagcaCCGGCTGCAGCTGGAGACGTTCATCTGGATGTCGGCCGTGAGATGCCTGGAACATCCGACGATCCTGAAGCGGATGTTCGAGTCAGAGGTCCAGCTGGGGGATCGACTGCTACAGGATGGTCGGATGGACGAGGCCCTGGCGCACCTGGCCAATGCCATTCTGCTGTGCAAGCAGCCGGTCGTTCTACTGCAGAGTCTCCAGAAGACCATGCCGAAGGAGCTGATCCATCCGCTGATCATTCGAGTGTCAGAGttgctggaggagagccatcACCAGGAGAACGATCGCGAGGACCAGGAGGCGGCGTTCTCCTCTAGCGATTCTGACGAGTGGATCAGCGATGGCAATGTCCCTCAACCGCACATGGTCGGATAGTAGTCACTGTAgatggataccaaatttgtcTAAAGTGTGTCCTGATATACAgtcccaaaaaaatatatcccaAATATAGAGTATCTATAGAATTATTATACTTTTTTTCCAACAAGATTGTGGGCTTGGGAATGCTCTCTGCAGAGTTCTCTACAAGAACTAGGAAATAATTTATGATTCAAGAAAAAGGCAGGGTTTTTTCAATCAAAACTGAGTAAAattatttctttaaaattcTATTTATGGAATTTTTCTTGGAAATGCTCTGCAAATCTGTACTTTTACTGAATCATATAAGGGTAATCCTCAAAATGTTCTTCTAATACCGCGAATCTTTACTTAAATGTTGTAAGTTTCCATAGATATTTCCCACTAAATCCTATAATCTCTCATTAaattccaaataaataaatgcccTTGCAATTGTCATTGAAAGGCCTTCCCTCCCCTCCAATCACCCAATCAATTTCAACCacaaaacaccaacaaaatgcCCCACAAAACACCAACAGAATAACCCGCAtaaaagaaacccaaaaaaaaaacagtaaaaGCAGTACTAATATTATctaaaaatcagcaaaaaaaagggggaaaaattcataattaatataaaacgCACATCACGAAAAGTTgtaggttttttttattgtttttattttagtttattttgtgCGACTTTAAAATGCGTAATCatctaaataacaataataataataacaattcaCGTACAATGCCAGAGCGAAAAGCCCGAAAACATCAACAGAAATTATTGTGGCAAACAGCAGCTGGAGGCttgggcggggggggggggtaaaTATGCGGCATAGACAGGGCCCGAAGCTCGAAGCCAACAGCAATTTGTAGGGAGAATCTAGGTGAGATCTACCTCAGAGATActccccccacacacacacacacagccaaaAAGATACTCCCCCACACTTTATCGCTGGGGCAGTGGGGCTCCACCCAAGGCTCCGCTCCATCCGACAGGCAACAAATCAATCAGCGCGTCagcaaaaaaccaaagacctgtttggcatttttaatattactatacatatatctctgcACTGCCCCCAAAAAGATGATGCTTTTGCCATATTAAACTTCGATTTTATGGcagtttctgtgtgttttttagaGGGTTCAACTTGTCTCTGTTCAAGGGACCGACAGCCAGCTACTAAATTAAGTAGTGCTGTCCaagaaatttgcatattattAAGGGCTGTCACAGCGACGACTTATAGCTGccttttttgtggaaaatgaTTTATAAAATACTTTACTTAAGGGGAAATCCCTTTAAACAATTCTTAATACATTAAAGGCCCCGAGTACATCAGAACAAGTCGATGCTAGCTCCAAAAACGTGACATTTTACCATTTTTCTTAGCCGATTTCTATAGATTTTTGTGCGGCTCTGTTCGAAGTATTTCCAGATCTTCCATACAACATTTTCAATCCAAAAATGTTCGAAAATCTTATAAAACTAGTTTAGAATCTCCTTAAATCTTTCTTAGTGCCTAGAACCAGTTTGTTCTAGTCCTTAgaaatgtaaattaatttccaatttaattgccaaaaaaaaaagaatattaatattaaaactacatataataaaaaatgaatGATCTGACGTTTATTTGAGTTTTTaattaacatattttttgCTCATCTAGAATTTTGACAAAAGtattaatttgaataaatcaTTTAAGGCATTTTTTAAAGATGTACGaataaattattgaatttaattgaaaagtttCCTTAACTTTGGATAAATGTGGGATAAAATGTGTTAAGTCGAGGAAAGAAATGAATCTTTTTACAACGTGActcaaagatacaaagatactagtgtacaaagatacaaatatatgtgCTTGTAATCTTATCAAACCATAGATAACCGTATAACATTTCATACCTTTCTCCCGAACATCCCACCACAATCGCACGCCCTGCACTCCCTGCACGCCTTTGACGGCCTGCATTCCAGATTTGTGATTCAATCGCTCATTCATTCACAGGTTATCCGATGCCTGCCCCAGCCCTTCCGCCCTCCATTCATCGTGTAATACACCCAAGCACCCTGACCAGAAATAACTCGAATCAAAGCGAATCAATGCGAATCAaagcgaatcgaatcgaatcgagaGGCAACGTCAGAGCTGGATGTTTGCGTCACCTGCTGGCTGCTACCACGTCACGGAGAGCGTGTGTTGTGGAAAGATTTGTCTTTTTTGCATCAAATTGTTAATTAGCAAAAGACTCCAGGCCTCAAGAGTGAGCGATGGATGAATCAGGCAGCACTTTTCCAGGCAGCTGGCAACAAAAAGGAGTTCCATTCCCCCCCACAACCCCACAGGCcacaccgaaaaaaaaaaagagtgttGAAAGGTGGGAAAGTTGCAAGGTGGAAAGTTGACTCGCCTAATCAGCACGATAATGTTAATTCGAAATACGCGTGGCTTTTAGCGGTTTGCAGCATTTGATGGGTTCGTTCCCAGGTGCGAACCCCCTTGCCACCTTCTGGCGCTCCGCACTTATCagtggagcagagcagagcaggggcCACCACGCACCGCACTTGTACTCGTACTATGAAGGGAATACTATGTAGTACCATATACTATACTGTATGGTGTATACGATATCTTATCTATCGCCTGACATGCATGTCAACGCATTTAAACGACGCATTAGCCGTCAAAATACTGGAGAGTGGAGTGTCTGTTTCCCTCAAGCCACAACACACTTTTGGACACAGAGATACATTcagagacacagatacagatacaactACAGATACAGTCCATGATTCAAGTTGAAGTCTGTTGTGTTTAAGCCAAACAATTACCCAAAAGAACGACTATTTGGGCAAGGAAAATACAGAAGAAAACGGAGGAAACTGTGGACAAATAAAGGCTCATATTTCCATAGAAAATCTTGAACTGGAATTTCGAATGTTGctggggaatggaatggaaagttTTGTGGTACAGTATCTTTTATCTTTTCCGTTAAGAAAGAACTTTGTAAGATGCTTCCACGAATCATTATTTCATGTGGAATATAGCCATGGAATACATGGGAAAATTAATGTGATTTATGGGAAAGTTCTTcaggaaaaatatttacaaagaACATTAAAGTTTTTCTTGCAAGAATCAAAAGAAACCTCGGAAAATATTACATAAAGAAACCAGATTCTTCCAAGAAGAATTTATTGATAGAACTTGTACTAAAGATACTTttactaaatatatatattttattaaattttcttcgAAATAGAAGAGTCTCTAGGGAGAATATTTTTTGAGATTTTAAGGGAGTTTCAGGACAGTTCAAGTTCCACAAATGGGGAGCCATTTCCCTCAATTATGCCCAAAATGATTCCCCTTTGCAACATACTCCCCAAAATATACATTCAACAAAATTCCCATCACTCATCAGGGGTCAGGTCAGGTCAGGTCATTCCCGTGCACacttttgataaaaaaaaaacaaaatacaaacaaatgtTGGAACGGTGGAAAAGGTAACAAATATTTCCGCTTATCTGATTCACGTGGCTCCTAAAAAACAGTAGATAAAGTGGAGCTGCGCTGCTGatgctctaattgtctgacaGCTGGACAAATGTTCGTAGAgcccacatcatcatcatcacgcGAGAGCCTagccgtatctgtatctgtatctgtatctgtatatctatatctctCACCTGAAAGTTAATTACAGGTCGTTTCCATGTGAAGAATGTAGAATGTAGAATGAAACATGATTTAATCAGACACTTAGAAGGCGAAACACGTTTTGGCAGGCTACAAAGAGGCGGAAAAAATGCCAAGCGGTTCCGTGATTGATTTTTGGAACAGGAAGAAACGAAACAGCCGTGTTCGATGGGGAAGTCATTGCACGATTTATGTACTGTGTGTCCAGGGTGCACGCGTACTTATCGCAGCCACTGTGGAGTGCGTGCTTTtcctgggggggggggggggaaaatAAAACTACTGTTAATTAGCCAAGATCTGACAGGGCTGGGCTCTGCTCTACTCTGCCTTGCCATTCTGTAAACGTGCCACACAGGTGATTTTTCACAGGGAAAACGGGGGGCCATGCGCGTCCATAAACCTCAATTGCTGTCTGGCAATTGTCGTGTCTTATCTTATGACCACACATACGAGCACAACATGGTGACTCTCTTTCTCGTGCCACAAAGATGTACGTACGTATCTCTACCTTTAGCTCTGGCTCCAAATGTACCCCCACAATTGTATCTCTTCCCTCTCGTGCCCCCCTCTTTACCGTCTTTACCTTTGCCGTTTACCGTTATGCGGCTAACGAGCTTCGccaaatacaacaacaaatacagccaacaaaaaacggGCACAAAAAAATCTCTTGCTTCGTTTTTTTGACAGTCTCAAGCCGCGGCACTtcgtggcagcaacagcagcaaaaaaaaaaacaaaaaacaaacaaaaaatgcttAAGAAAgcataaaatgcaattaaaagaGGGAtcgcaaagagagagagagaaaaaagaaattagAGCAAGTGgctgggaggaggagaaagagCTCTGGAAATTGATTGGTGAAAAAGTTTCCCCTAATGGGGACTATTTTGGAGGTCtagaaaaactttaaaaaaaaagaaatttttgtattaaaagaTCGGAAAATCCCGGAACCAAAACTCCACTGAAACTGTGGATAGAACCTCTGAGATTGAAGAGAAGAAACAGCTCTTGAAAAGATAGCTATTTTCTAGTAATTATAAGAATTTTCATAAACAAATATAATACTATTTCATACCGATGCTACtcgtacagtacagtacagtacataTACAGCATTAAAGACCGGCATTAAGGCAGATGATATCTGCCAAAGATAGATGCTAGAGGGAGTGCATACAGAGATGGGAATGGGGACTAAAAATAGCTCCATTCCAAGGGTGACTGAACGCTGAAATCAGATCAGTTGTACGAACAAGAAAACATTGCATTTTACAAGTacataatattttgtttgttacaaGAAGTTTTCGAGTAAGAACTATTAAATCTACAAGTTTTAACTGAATGAACATCATAATTTCTTCACTTTTTGTACAATTAATATTAAGCTCTAGAAAACTTACAACAATTAGAACGcctgactgctgctgctgttgttgttgttgttgtttctcaATTAATCCCAAAAATTTTATTGTAAATTACAACCTTTTCCGCAATTGTTTTCACTTGTTGATTTGTTGagttgttttttaatttatttgtgtgtttgaattgaaataaatttacgTTTATTGAAAGGTTATTTAATGTATCGCCGCATACATGTGTGTGCCTGTATTcgtatatatacaatatatttatggtatatgGATTTCATTAATTCACTCAACTCTGGCTTCAACTTTCATTTGAAACAAAATCGCgtgtttaattttgtatttatttatttttttgtggtttttacCCTTTGTTgcttgctctcttttttctcaGACGAAATGAAATTCAAGCAAACACGaaataaagaaacaaaaactgtCACTGttgaaaataattaattaaaagatgTATGGAAatcatttgctgctgcttagTGGAAATTTTCAGCATTTATTGGGATATAACTTTGTGTAggggttttcttttgtatATTTCTGGAATATcgtagtatttttttgtttatttcttggcttgggctttggctttggcccgttcttttttttttgcaaatttggGCCAATATTTCTTTACCAATACACTTACACACTCACAGCACACAGATTTCGCAGCTATAAATCACACAGACTCTGGAATTGGTGGATTCTGCTTCTTTTtatgcttctgcttctgcttcttgctctctctccgCTCTTTCGCTTTGATacacaatacaatacaatacactTCACTGTTATTTTTGTAGGGTAGCCGAAGAAACTCTtaaacaatttacaatttcTTTCGATTCAGCGACACGCAAAACACTGCCCAGCCTGATCGAATCGGATCATCATTATCTTGATCCCAAgaatactatatgtatgtatataatccACATCCAGGCAGGcgaaaggcaaaggcagagggcGAGGGCGACGCGACGTGACTTTCCGTATTCTGTGTATTCTGTTTTCTTGCTctcttcgtttcgtttcgtttcgttttgctttgcttttgcttgggCCTCCACTTTCGGCGAGAAACGACGTCCACGACCGAACTGAACTGTGCGCGCGAAGAACTGAAAGCGGAAAGCGATCGGCGGATCAGCGGCAGCGTTAGGCGCTCGTGGAGCGTCGGCAGCGACGTTGGATCATCGGCGttgcggctgttgttgttggtgcgcTCTGCTTGGGCTACTGCAGGGTATGTTATTGTCAGGTGAGAGAGCGCTCTCAGCACACGACCATGCTTACACCTAACCATACGGTTCTTTGGCACAGTATTAGTTCGAAGAGCGAACGCCTCACCTGCCTTATGCTTGACAGCTGCAGGGAGAGGTAGTGAGTGAGAGAGCACTCCAGTGGGAGAGCTATGGAATAGAGCGCAGTAGATCatttcctctctccctctctctctcgctctagcACCACGTTGTAAAATGTTCTTTTTTGGCTTAACCCTTCTCTGTGCCCGTTCTTTCCACTGGACCCAATCTCTTACCGCCTGCCTTTTTGGCAGCTAACGGGTTCAAAGTCCACTTTCCACTGACCAAGTGCATCCCCAGCctcaggggggcagggggcagcgCAAAGGTATTCGGGATGTGGCAATCACATTGCATCCAGTTTGCCGTTTGCCTTCACACCTCCACGCCGCCatcaccccccccccccctcaccgGCAGCCAGTGCCTTGTTTGACAAGTTCGGTTTGCCCCGCTGCTTcccctgccccgtgccccctAAAGCattggtgctgctgctaacTGAAACTAATTCTCGCATTGCGCTCTCTGTTTTGCATTCGCATTCCGCCCGCCCGCCCCCCTCTCGCCATCCAGGATGTTTGATGGTACAGCCAATGGGTTAATGGGCGAGCATACAGCGGGTTAATGGGTGGGAAGGGAGGATTTTACCAAAAATAAGAGGTACTGTATTACAATTTATTCCTCTATCATTCAGAGGGTATCGAGGGTATAGACGGTACCATAAGAGACGATCTCCTTTAAGCTACTTCTTATTACCGTTTTCCTTTGAGCTATTAACCTCACCTCGAACTATTTCTGCTCTTTCTGTCGACAGCTCTTGTTTTTTGGGTCAAgaaggcaaaacaaaacacaagcgAAAAATTAccacaaaaataattgaaaaccaaagaaaaaagatTTCCAAACCAAAGAAACCGCAAAAACGCAAAAGCCTCCTTTCGAGACTCCAAGAAAACAGCTCGCGTGATTTGATTTCTGTGAATTTctgggggggcggtggggcgggCTATGTTTGCACAGATCtacacgagcacgagcacgagtacgggtacggggACTTATGATATTTAAGAGCTCCCTCCCACATAGCATATGGCATATGGTCGTCGGGCTGTATTTACAGTCGAATTTTGGGGGATTCGATTGATATTACCAATTAGCAGACCCGAACCGACCAGCGTCAGCATCAGGCGATTAGTCACAGACCATTTGGCAATAGGTAGGTGTCGATTTTAGCTCAactttttgtatctttctttGCATTCTgtaaaatgccaaacaaaaacaccgaaaaaaaaaaacaaaaatatacaacaaaatagAGGGAGAAACATTTTCGCGTTGCCAGGTTAGTGGGCCGGCGGCGGCACATGTGATATATGTAGGTACAAGTACACATACCATATATGTTTGCATATGGTTGGTCTATATAATGGCCAAAAAACAGACAACACATGTGGCCAAGAGACCGACGCCTCATGcccgactctgactctgacatTGCCCTGTACCctgccagacagccagacaagCAGCCAAACAGACACCAACCACCTCCCTCCCACCAGCGACAATTGTCGCTAA from Drosophila pseudoobscura strain MV-25-SWS-2005 chromosome 4, UCI_Dpse_MV25, whole genome shotgun sequence encodes the following:
- the LOC6902917 gene encoding mitochondrial import receptor subunit TOM20 homolog B-like, with protein sequence MLSVNLFLLITSGVSFVGYCLFFDRKRLADPEYKRKLHERRLQKATREDQALEEEEEEEPEFGDDEQAVVSQQQYQHRLQLETFIWMSAVRCLEHPTILKRMFESEVQLGDRLLQDGRMDEALAHLANAILLCKQPVVLLQSLQKTMPKELIHPLIIRVSELLEESHHQENDREDQEAAFSSSDSDEWISDGNVPQPHMVG